A stretch of DNA from Gimesia chilikensis:
TTCCGGGAACTACAGTGAGCCTGTGTCTTTCCCGTTCTGATTCTGGGTGGATTCGTAGTTGTTTGCAGGATGCAATCTACAGTTCAGGTCCGCCCGAGAACCCGATGGGAACTGTCTGACTGCGATACATAGACTCAGTCTGATACGAATTTCAGGTGAGTAGAGAGAGTTGATTCGTATCCGAAGGAGTAGTGGCCCGGATTTTTGGAAACCGGAATGTAACAATTATCGGTTCAACTAATTCGATCTGTTGACCGGGGTTTTTGAGAAAGCGCGGTCCAGCGCGACTTTCGAAAAAATCAAGTATCAATTACGTAAGATGGTGTATGTATTTTTGCCAGGGATCTATTTATGATGTTGGGAATCAACCACTTTCTCTTTTTGCAACGATTATTCCATTCCTGATGGATTGGGGAAATTCTGCAAAATATGATTTTCTCTCGATTTTTAATCAAGCCAGAACCGTCCCGAATTCCGGTAGCGGGGATCAGATTGTCACCTGTTTGAGACAGCTGCATCCTGGTTTGCCGACAGGAACGCCCGCTGACGGGCGCAACCAGAGACAGACAGATAATGACACCACTGTTGACAGCGATGAGTTGGAGTCCCTCCTACTGGCTTTTGGAGGTTTTTACTGCTGTCTGGTGCTTTGTGATGGGCTCCGTTATCGGCAGTTTTCTGAACGTGGTGATCTACCGGATGCCACTGGGGCTGAATATTTCCAAACCGAAGTCCCGCTGCCCCTTTTGTGAAACCCCCATCCGCACCCGTGATAATCTGCCGATCCTGGGCTGGTTGCTGCTGCGAGGTAAATGCCGCGACTGCCAGGCTCCCATCCCGGCACGTTACCCGATTGTGGAAGCCCTGGTGGGTGTCGTTTTCCTGCTGCTTTATCTCGCGATTGTCCATTCGGGAGGGGCTCTGCTGCCTTACCGACCTCCGAACCGATTTTCGGGGGGTTACCAGATTCTGGAGGGACGGACCTGGGACCTGATCGCGCTGGCCGTCTATTACTGTTACCTGTTTATCGTCGTGGTGGCTGCCGCCTATATTCAATATGACCGCCAGTTGATTCCCCGCCGCCTGTTGTTCTGGTGCCTGGGGATTGGCCTCGTTGCGGGGTGTCTGATTCCGGAACTGCATCCGGTTCCTGCCCAGGTCTCCGTTCAGACGAATGTGTCTTCGACAGAAATCATGTTAAGTGAACTGCGTTACCATGGCGCGCTGCATGTCAGCTTTGAACTCAGTTCGGTGCTGACTGTCTGCTGGGGACTGCTGTATGGTGTGATCGTGGGAATCTTATTCTGCTGGCGAAACCTGTTTCAGCCGGGAGCGCAACCGACGCTGTTCCCGCCACGGACGCTCTGGCTGCTGGTTCTGATGGGAGTTTACCTGGGCTGGCAGCAGGTGGTCAGCGTAGGATTTCTGTCTGCTTTGATCCTGTGTGTGGTTCAACTGGTTTTCTGGAAGCGGGACTCATTCTGTGCCAAATTACCGGCTGCGGCTTTTCTTTGCGGCGCATTGACGCTACAACTGTTACTGGGTGGATATTTGACAATCCTTCCCGATCAAACCGGTTACCTGACTTATCTATTCGTAACCGGTGGCCAGATCGTGGCAATTCCGCTGCTGACTGGCCTCTCTGAAGCTGCATATCGAAACCGAGAAAACATCAACTCAGCGCAGGATCAGATACCATTCGATGAATCCTCAACCCTCACATCCTGAAGCGGGATTACCTTCCCTGGTAATAAAAGCATTACAGGAGGGAAACTGTATTCAAATGGTGTTGAGCAAGCCGATCAAAAAAAAGGCAGCGGCCCGGCGGAAGGTTTCGATCAGGCCGGTGCTGATTCGAGATAAGCAGCATTATCAACTCTCGTTCACTCGGGGACAGCAGGAAGTTCACGAAAACCTGCTGCCGGGAGAGACGATACAACGAGTGGAGCAACTGTGGGAAGATCTGTTTCTGGAAGGTTATCTGTTTACGAATGAGGCAGACTATCACTTACAGAAAACGAATAAGGGATCTGTGCAGTTGAAGAAGCACGCTCCGACCAAAGCGCAACCCGAGCAGGTGACGTCACACAACCGCGCGAAACAGTACCTGATCCCGGAGGGCGTGCATTGTCCCTTTCTGGAAGAGATCGGGGTGATGTCGCGCAATGGAAAAGTGAAGGCTGCACAGTACCGCAAGTTTCGCCAGATCAACCGCTATCTCGAGTTCATCAACGATATCGTTGCGGCGCTGCCTGAAGACGGCACACTCCGGATCACAGACTTTGGCTGTGGAAAAAGTTATCTCACGTTTGCCACCCATCATTTTTTCACCTCGATCCTGCAGCGTGATGTGAACATCACGGGACTCGACCTGAAGCGATCGGTGGTCGAACACTGCCAGCAGATCGCCGAGAACCTGGATTGCCGGGGGCTCTCTTTTAAAACGGGTGACATCGCTGCCTTTCAGAATGAGCAGGGCCACTGCGATCTCTCCATCTCTTTACATGCCTGCGATACCGCAACCGATGCTGCCCTGGCTGCCGCTGTCCAGGCGGATGCGAGTGTGATTCTCGCGGTTCCCTGCTGCCAGAATGAAATTTACCAGCAGATCACAAGTCAATCTGCAGAGGGTCTGCTCAAACACGGGATTCTCAAAGAAAAAACAGCGGCCCTGCTGACAGATGCGCTCCGTTCACAGGTGCTGGAGATCTGTGGATATCGCACACAGGTCATCGAGTTCATCGATACACAACACACTCCCAAAAACCTGCTCATCAAAGCGGTCAAACGTACTGCTCCCCTGACAGACTCCGATCTCCAACAGGCGGTGGAGGAGTATGAATCATTAAAAACCCAGTTCGGGATTCCTGCCTTTGCGCTGGAGCGCTCACTGGGAGATCACTTTAAGCAACTGTGTCAATCTGCTGTGAAAGACAGTGCCGGATAAGTTATGCACGAGGATTTTGAGTCAACACCACCCAATACCAGACGCGTCAAACCGGGCCTGATCCTGTTTCTGTGCATCGTGCTGGTTTCCGGGCTGTTCATTTATCGCATACAAAGTCGACATCAGCTGCCCGATCAGACCACCGTAGAGAAGCAGACGGTGGAACCAGAGTTGACCGCAGAGGATTCGACAGAGGAAGAGGCTGAAGAAAAAACGACTCCGATTGAGGAGTCCGTGACACCCTCAACGGAAACCGTACTGACGCAGACCGCGCATCGCCAGCCATTGCTGCCTGATGAGGAGACGGTAAAACAGGGAGAGCTCGACTCGACCAGCTGGCAGAATCCGTTCTATCGCCTGCTCTGGAAAAACTCAGGCTGGAAGTTTACCGACGAAGGTATGGAATCGCCGGCGGACCAGTTCTGTATCGCGACGTTTATCCGTCCTTACAAAAAGGTCAGCGTCAGTTTTCGCGTCGATGTCAAACAGTCGTTCCCGGATTTTGAACTGCAGTTGCTGACACGGGATCCCGCGCAGCCGGACCAGGTCCTGGTCGCCAGCCAGATCCATTTTCAGAATACCGGAGTCACAGTCACCGCTGCCGGACAGAAGACGAAAACTGAACTCAAAAATGTGAAAGTGGATCTGCAACAGGCTCAACCCGGTAGCGTGCCTGTGCGGCTGGTGGGAACCGGAAACCGGTTTGTGATCAGCATTGGTCGGCGGCGGATCCTCACATGCGCCCAGCCTGCAACTCAATCCGGTAAAGAGTGTTATCTCTGTTTCATGGCAGACAAACAGCCAGTGCGGATTACGGCACTACGACTGGAAGGTGAGTAGAGCTCTCCAGATGCGGGGCATCTCGGGCACAATAAACCCTGATTTCCACTGAGCATCTGACAAAAACTTGCATTTCGGTAATTCCGCTGGTAATCTGATATTTAAGATACTTTACGATCGGGCGACCTTCCCCGCTTCTCCAGCAGACCAGATTTTTGCCTCGTCATCCGCGTTGTTCTGATTTTACTCCCGGCTCGCGAAAATCAGGCTCATTTTTTGTATCAGGTTCTTTCATGCGGAATTTGTCAGGAGTTGTGATCACCGCTGCCTGTATCCTGCTGATCGCAGTACAGACGGCTCCCGCTGCAGACGAGAAGTCTCAGGTCGGTTTTGAAAAACAGATCCGACCGTTGCTCAAGCAGCACTGCTATGACTGCCATTCCCAGGGGGCAGAGGAATCCGGCTTACGCGTGGACTACGGCGCCAACCTGATCAAAGGAGGCGATCGAGGACCGGCGGTCGTACCCGGCAAACGCGACGAAAGCCTGTTGTACCTGAGCCTGAAAGGGGAGGGGAAAATCCCACGGATGCCCCACGATCTGCCGCCACTCAAACCAGCTGAGATCGAGTTGATCGGTCGCTGGATTGATGACGGGGGCACCATCCCTGCCAGCGAACAAAATTTGCAGACCGTTGATGCTTCAACAGATCACTGGTCGTTCCAGCCGATTGAGCGTCCCGAGCCTCCTCACGTCAAACAGAAAAGCTGGGGACGGAATCCGATCGATGCCTTTATTCTGCATCGCCTGGAGGCACAACAACTCAAGCCGTCCCCCGAGGCGGATCGAACGACACTCATCCGCCGTCTGAGCCTGGATCTGACGGGACTGCCTCCGTCAGTGGAACAGGTACAGGAATTCCTGGCTGATACGAAGCCTGGTGCTTATGAGCGTCTGGTGGATCGCCTGCTCGCCTCTCCGCATTACGGGGAGCGCTGGGCCCGGCACTGGCTGGACGTGGCCCGCTACGCCGATTCCAACGGCTTCACCATTGATGGTCCCCGATCGATCTGGAAGTACCGGGACTGGGTCATCGAGGCGATCAATGCCAACATGCCCTTTGACCAATTTGTTACCGAGCAACTGGCGGGTGACCTGCTCCCCAAACCGACGACGGAGCAGCTGATCGCGACCGGCTTTCATCGGAATACACTGATCAACCAGGAAGGGGGCACCAACCCGGAACAGTTTCGCGTGGAAGCAGTGGTGGATCGTGTGAATACCACGGGCGCTGCCTTCCTCGGACTGACGGTGGGTTGTGCCCAATGCCACAAACACAAGTATGATCCCATTACCCAGCGGGACTTCTATCAGTTGTATGCGATCTTTAACAGCACCGCAGATATCAATAGCGCGCCCCCCACACTGCCACTGCCTACTGAGCAACAGCAGACCGAACAGAAAGAGTTGAAGCAGGAAATCGCGAAACTCACTAAACAGCTGGAGGAACGCAAACAAGCACTGGAACCGAAGTTCGCTGCCTGGAAAGAACGTCTGCAGCAGGACCTGCAACAGTCAGAGCAGCAGTGGAGCGTTCTCGCACCGGGATCGATCCAATCCAAGAATGGAGCCACGCTCACCGTTCTTGAAGACCATTCGCTGTTGGCAGGGGGTAAGATTCCTGCATTTGATACGTACGTCGTCGAAACCGCAGCGATCCCACAAGGGACCTCCGGTCTGCGGCTGGAAGTACTGACTCACGAGAGCCTGCCTCGTAAGGGGCCGGGCTGGGCCGGGAACGGAAACTTTGTGCTGGATGAAGTGACCGTGGAAATGGCAGAGCAGACCGAAGCGGGCTGGTCTGACTTTCAGCCGGTCAAGCTGATCCAGGCAACCGCCGATCATTCACAGGACAAATTCCCCGCCAGCAATCTGGTAGACGGGGATCCCAAAACCGGCTGGGCCATCAATACCCGCAAGGGGAATATGAACGTCAACCGGCGGGCGATACTCAAGCTCAAAGAACCGATCAAAGCCAAACAGCCGGTCAAACTGCGGGTGACTCTGACGCATACACGGAATGCAAAATACAATGTCGGTCGCTTCCGACTCGCGGCAACCACGGTGGCTCCGGAAGTCTTAAACATCAAACCCGAAATTCTGGCGATCCTGAAACAGCCAGAGGACAAATGGGATGCGAAACAGAAAACGACCGTGGAAGAGGCCTTCCACCAGTCGGACTCGCAATGGCTGGCTCTGAATCAGCGGCTGACGAAACAGAAGGCGGCACAGACCAAAGTCAACAAAGCGATCGTGACCACGATGATCATGCGGGAGCTTCCCAAGCCGCGGGAAACCTTCATTCTACTGCGAGGGAATTTTCTGGATCCAGGTGCGAAGGTCAGTCCGGGCGTTCCCGCTGTGTTACCGTCTCTGCCTGAGGATGTTTCCCAACCGACGCGACTGGACCTCGCCCGGTGGCTGACCAGTGAAGAGCAACCATTGACGGCGCGTGTGACGGTGAACCGATACTGGCAACGGTTCTTCGGCAGGGGCATTGTGGAAACCGAAAACGACTTCGGGACACAGGGTTCAGATCCCACGCATCCGGAACTGCTGGACTGGCTGGCGTCGGAATTCATGCGGCTTCACTGGGATGTGAAACAATTTCATAAACTGATTGTGACTTCTGCGACCTATCGGCAGGCATCTGACTTTAACCCGAATCATCAGGAAAAAGATCCGCGGAATCTGCTGTTATCTCGACAGAACCGGTTTCGGATGGAAGCGGAGTCGATTCGCGATCTGTTTCTGGCCAGCAGTGGTCTGTTGAGTCGTAAGATCGGCGGGCCGAGTGTCTATCCGCCTCAGCCAGAGGGGATTTATGTACTCACACAAAATAAGAAGAGCTGGCCGGAAGAGCAGAACGAAGACCGCTATCGGCGGGGCATGTATACGTATTTCTGGCGTTCGAGTCCGTATCCGATGCTGCCGACCTTCGATGCACCAAACAGTAATACCACGTGTACGCGACGAGTGCGTTCCAATACGCCCCTCCAGGCACTCACACTGGCCAATGATCATTCGCTGTTCGAACTGACTCAAGGGTTTGCGCTCCGCATCCTGCAGGAAGGTCCTCCATACGATGAAGGTCGCATCCGCGCCGCGTTTGAAATCTGCCTGTCCCGTGCCCCCTCTGATCGGGAGCTGGAAGTGATGACCGACTATCTGCAGGAACAGCGTGCTCAGTTTAAACAGTCACCAGAGGCTGCGGCCCAGGTCGCGGCTGACGATTTACCCAAACAGATTGACGTGATCGAAGCGGCGAGCTGGACGGCGGTCGCCCGCGTGTTGATGAATCTGGATGAATTTATTACCAGGGAATAGTTCCCCCCTCAAGCGGATGCCGGCCGCAAGACCTGACCGGCAGACCGGGAGAATCAGATGAATTTCGATGACCTGATGTTACGCGATCAGACACGACGTCACTTTTTCGAGAATTGCGCGATGGGAGCCGGGGCCATCGGTCTGGCTTCACTGATGCAGTCGGAACAACGCGCACAGGCCGGCACAGGCAAGTTGCATGGTACCCATCATCCGCCCAAAGCCAAGAATGTGATTTACATGTTTATGGCGGGTGGCCCCAGTCAGCTGGAGATGTTTGATTTCAAACCGAAGCTGCAGGAACTGGAAGGCAAGGTCATCCCCGAATCGTACGTGGAGGGCAAACAGTTTGCGTTTCTGAAAAAAGACGCCAAGCTGCTGGGCACGCGACGAAAATTCAAGAAGCATGGCGAATCGGGCATGGAACTCTCGGAAGTTGTTCCACATCTGGCTGAGGTCGCGGACGACATCACCATTTTGAAGAGTATGAAGACAGACGTCTTTAACCACGGCCCGGCTAAACTCTTCATGAATACCGGGACACAACAGTTTGGTCGTCCCAGCATGGGTGCCTGGGTAACTTACGGCATTGGCAGCGAGTCACAGAATCTGCCCGGGTTCGTCGTGCTGCAATCCGGACCGCGGGGACCACGGGGTGGAGCGCCGCTGTGGGGCAGTGGTTTTCTGCCGACCACGTACCAGGGAGTCCCCTTTCTGAACGGAGCGGATCCGATATTGAATCTCTCCAGCCCGTCCGGGATCAACTCGGTGAGACAATCGGAATTCATTGATACGGTGAATCAATTGAACTCGCTTCGCCTGGAGAAGACGCGCGATCCGGAAATCGCCACCCGTATCTCTGCGTATGAAATGGCTTACCGCATGCAGTCCAGCGCCCCTGAATTGATGGATCTCTCGGGCGAGACGAAAGAGACACTCGATCTGTACGGCGTCGATCCCGCGAAACCTTCATATGCCCGTAACTGTCTGCTGGCCCGGCGGTTAGTGGAAAAAGGCTGTCGCTTCGTGCAACTCTATCATACAGACTGGGATCATCACGGAAACAAAGGAACGGATCTGGGAGAATCGCTGGATGCCCGCTGTCTGGAGACCGATCAGGCATCGGCTGCACTTGTGAAGGACCTTAAACAACGGGGACTGCTGGATGACACGCTGGTCATCTGGGGGGGTGAATTTGGGCGGACTCCACAAGGTGAGCCCCGTGATCTGATTGGTCGCGATCATCATATCGATGCGTTTTCCATCTGGGTCGCCGGAGGTGGATCTAAGCCGGGTGTCACAATAGGAGAGACAGACGAGCTAGGCTACTATTCTGTCGAAGACACGATTCATGTACGCGACTTCCATGCGACGGTGCTACACCTTCTCGGCATCGATCACCATGAGCTTTCCTATTTTTACCAGGGTCTCGATTTCCGTTTAACGGGCGTGGAAGAAGCGCATGTGGTTGAGAAAATGCTGGCCTGAAACAGGGCTGTCGGCCCGGTCTGAAAAAAACTTGAGCGAAATATGAAGAAATCCTCTGGACAGATTTTTGAGTTTCCATTATCACTCGCCTCTCTCTCATCCATCTCAAAAACTTAATAGTTCACATCACACTAAATCTGTCGTTCTGACACTTAAAACCAACCCTAACCCCAACGAATGCGGAGGCATGGATGCCACCGGAGTCTAAGACCGGTCTATCCGGAGCGATAATGCGCAATTCGGGTCTGATCTTCCCACTAGTCATAGTGAGTTCAGTCCTGGTGATCATTGCGCCTCTGCCTCCGATGATGATGGACCTGCTCTTGTCATGCAATATCACTGTTTCCGTAGTGATTTTGATGACCACGATTTACGTCACACGCCCGCTGGAATTCAGCGTGTTCCCGGCGATCCTGCTGGGTACCACACTGGCGCGGCTGGTGTTGAACGTAGCGACCACCCGTCTGATCTTAACCCGCGGAGCCGATGATGGTACCGCAGCGGCAGGCGGCGTGATTGAAGCCTTTGGTCAGTTCGTGGCAGGCGGTCATCTGGTTGTGGGTCTGATTATCTTCGTGATCCTGGTCACGATTCAGTTTATGGTGATTACCAAGGGTGCGACACGTATCAGTGAAGTGGCCGCCCGGTTCTCACTCGACAGTATGCCGGGTAAGCAGATGGCCATTGATGCCGACCTGAATGCCGGGTTGATCTCCTCAGAAGAAGCGAAAACCCGTCGCCAGGAAATCACCGAACAGGCTGACTTCTACGGTTCAATGGACGGTGCCAGTAAGTTTGTCCGTGGGGACTCGATTGCCAGTATCATCATCACGCTGATCAACGTTGTCGGCGGTCTGTATGTAGGTATGGTAGACCACGGCATGGAGCTGTCGAAAGCAGCACTCGTGTTTACCACCCTGACGATCGGCGATGGTCTGGTGACTCAGGTGCCGGGCTTTTTGATCTCACTCGCCGCTGGTTTGATCGTTACCCGAACTTCAGTCGACAGTAACCTCCCCCGGGACGTCGTTAAACAGTTTTCCGGACATCCGGAAGCCCTGTTCCTCGCTTCAACCTTCCTGTTCGCTCTGGCGTTCACAGGACTGCCCGCCGGCCCGATGCTGGCTCTGGCCATCGGTTGTGCGGTTACGGGGATGTTGCGACGCAAAGGGCAGCAGGCCACCGAAGTACAAAAACAGAAAGCGGAAACACAACAGCAGGAACAGCAACAACAGCCTGCCGAACCCAAACCGGAAGATCACCTGTTTGTCGATCCTCTCGAACTGGAACTGGGTGTCGGACTGTTGAGACTGGCCGACCCGGCAACCGGCGGCGATCTGCTGGATCGTGTGACCCGCATCCGACACAAAATTGCCCAGGAACTGGGAATCATTCTTCCCAAGGTTCGGATTCGCGACAACATTCGCCTGGGACAACGCGATTACCAGATCAAGATTCGCGACGTTGCAGTGGCCTGGGGTACGATCTATCCCGATGGTCTCCTGGCGATCGATACGGGAGCCACAAACGGCGATATCCCGGGGATCGACACCATCGAGCCGGCCTTCGGACGTCCCGCCAAGTGGATTGAACTGGGACAGAAAGAACGTGCTGAGCTGATGGGCTTTAATGTCGTCGAACCCTCGGCCGTTGCGATTACTCACCTGACCGAAGTCGTCCGCGAACACAGCAGTGAACTGCTCACCCGGGAACAGGTTCACGGACTGGTTGAAAACCTGAAGGAATCGTCTCCCAAAGTTGTGGAAGAACTGATTCCCGACGTCCTCAAGATTTCTCAAGTCCAGCATGTACTTTCCAATCTGCTCCGCGAACGGGTACCGATTCGCGACCTGGAAACCATCCTGCAGACGCTGGGCGACTATGCAGACCGAACTAAAGAGCCGATGTTGCTCACCGAATATGTGCGGAATGGACTGGCCCGTTCCATCTGCCAGCAGTACCGCGACAGCAATCGCCTGCTGCGGGTCGTGACGCTCGATCCGGAACTGGAAGATGTGCTGATGTCGGGCATTGATTACAACGAGCATGGACTGGCAATCAAGCTGGCACCGCGGACGGGTGAGATCATTACCCAGGCGATTGCCGACCAGGTAGAACCTCTGGTTGCCATGGGCGGACACCCGATCGTGCTCTGTAATCCCCAGATCCGCGCCGGCCTGAAACAGATTACATCGCCGTTATTACCACGACTGGTCGTGTTAAGTCTGAATGAGATTACCCGCGACACGGATGTGGAAGCGATCGGACAGGTATCAGCAGACCGTCTGAAATCGAATGCGGTTGTGGGGGCAGCATAGAGATAAATACTATCAACGTCAGTCATACACAACACTTAATTGAAACAAATACGATCCACTGAGATCAAACGTAAATAACCAAACAGGAACTGAAAACCATGTCAGATGTTCGCACTTTTAAAGCCGCCTCAATGCAGGAAGCATTGAAACTGGTTCGCGAAGCAATGGGCAGCGATGCTGTGATCCTGCAGACAAAACAGGTGCCGGGCCGCAGAGGACTCCTGCCCTGGACCCGCACCAGAGAAGAATTTGAAATCACGGCAGGTCTGGGTATCAAAGTCCGCACACCTGCCGCCGTGCAGAATAACAGACGCCCCACCAGTTCCCCGTTACAACATCGTGCTTCCAATCTCCAACCGGCGGGCGCCCGCAATGAATCCGTTACTTACGCTGAACCACCGTCGCGTGAGTTACCCTCCGAACATCGCTCCGCACCGATCCAACGGACACCTGCTCCAGAAAGACGAGCAGAAGAAGACAACAGACCGCCGGTTCACAATCGTCTCGAACAGCGTCTGCAGGATTCCCGTCCCCGACCGAGTCATGCATCGCAGCCGGCCTACGATCCCACTGAGGAATTTGCAGAAAAGCTGAATGCCATCCAGGAAATGCTGGAATCACTGGATCGCCGCACCCGCTCACAACGTGTTACCGATGTTCCCCCGGAACTGTTTCACATTTATACGGATCTGATTGACGCTGAAGTAGACGAAACCATTGCTCACGATCTCGTCAGCCGTCTCAAAGAGCATGCGACTCCCGAACAACTCAAAGACACCCAGGCCAGTCAGTCCCTGTTAGCGGCACTGATTGAAGCGCAACTGGAATGTGCTTCCCCGATTCGTCCGCTGCCTGGTCAACGCAAAGTGGTGGCCCTGGTCGGTCCCACCGGCGTCGGTAAAACAACAACGATCGCCAAGCTGGCTGCGAACTTCCGTCTGCGTGATAACATTAAAATGGGCCTGATCACTGTCGACACCTACCGTATTGCCGCTGTCGAACAGTTGCGAACCTATGCGGAAATCATCGACCTGCCCATGAAAGTCGTAAGCACGCCACGGGAAATGCAGATGGCACTCGACGAGATGGTCGGACTGGACCTGGTCCTGATCGACACCGCGGGTCGCAGCCCGAGCGATGATCTGAAAATTCAGGAACTGGAAAGCCTGTTCCGCGATATTGCAATCGATGAAATCGCCCTGGTGATGAGCATGACTTCCAGTGTCCGCACTCTCGAAGCGATTGCCGAACGATTCAAAGTAGCTCGTCCAACGTCAATGATATTGACCAAACTGGACGAAGCCCCCGTCATGGGCAGTCTGCTGACTCTGAGTCAGAAAGTAAAACTGCCGATCCAGTATCTGACTACGGGACAGGATGTCCCCGACGATATTGAACCGGCGAATGCTGCCCGGATTTCACGCCTGGTTCT
This window harbors:
- the flhA gene encoding flagellar biosynthesis protein FlhA; amino-acid sequence: MRNSGLIFPLVIVSSVLVIIAPLPPMMMDLLLSCNITVSVVILMTTIYVTRPLEFSVFPAILLGTTLARLVLNVATTRLILTRGADDGTAAAGGVIEAFGQFVAGGHLVVGLIIFVILVTIQFMVITKGATRISEVAARFSLDSMPGKQMAIDADLNAGLISSEEAKTRRQEITEQADFYGSMDGASKFVRGDSIASIIITLINVVGGLYVGMVDHGMELSKAALVFTTLTIGDGLVTQVPGFLISLAAGLIVTRTSVDSNLPRDVVKQFSGHPEALFLASTFLFALAFTGLPAGPMLALAIGCAVTGMLRRKGQQATEVQKQKAETQQQEQQQQPAEPKPEDHLFVDPLELELGVGLLRLADPATGGDLLDRVTRIRHKIAQELGIILPKVRIRDNIRLGQRDYQIKIRDVAVAWGTIYPDGLLAIDTGATNGDIPGIDTIEPAFGRPAKWIELGQKERAELMGFNVVEPSAVAITHLTEVVREHSSELLTREQVHGLVENLKESSPKVVEELIPDVLKISQVQHVLSNLLRERVPIRDLETILQTLGDYADRTKEPMLLTEYVRNGLARSICQQYRDSNRLLRVVTLDPELEDVLMSGIDYNEHGLAIKLAPRTGEIITQAIADQVEPLVAMGGHPIVLCNPQIRAGLKQITSPLLPRLVVLSLNEITRDTDVEAIGQVSADRLKSNAVVGAA
- a CDS encoding prepilin peptidase, producing MGSVIGSFLNVVIYRMPLGLNISKPKSRCPFCETPIRTRDNLPILGWLLLRGKCRDCQAPIPARYPIVEALVGVVFLLLYLAIVHSGGALLPYRPPNRFSGGYQILEGRTWDLIALAVYYCYLFIVVVAAAYIQYDRQLIPRRLLFWCLGIGLVAGCLIPELHPVPAQVSVQTNVSSTEIMLSELRYHGALHVSFELSSVLTVCWGLLYGVIVGILFCWRNLFQPGAQPTLFPPRTLWLLVLMGVYLGWQQVVSVGFLSALILCVVQLVFWKRDSFCAKLPAAAFLCGALTLQLLLGGYLTILPDQTGYLTYLFVTGGQIVAIPLLTGLSEAAYRNRENINSAQDQIPFDESSTLTS
- a CDS encoding PSD1 and planctomycete cytochrome C domain-containing protein translates to MRNLSGVVITAACILLIAVQTAPAADEKSQVGFEKQIRPLLKQHCYDCHSQGAEESGLRVDYGANLIKGGDRGPAVVPGKRDESLLYLSLKGEGKIPRMPHDLPPLKPAEIELIGRWIDDGGTIPASEQNLQTVDASTDHWSFQPIERPEPPHVKQKSWGRNPIDAFILHRLEAQQLKPSPEADRTTLIRRLSLDLTGLPPSVEQVQEFLADTKPGAYERLVDRLLASPHYGERWARHWLDVARYADSNGFTIDGPRSIWKYRDWVIEAINANMPFDQFVTEQLAGDLLPKPTTEQLIATGFHRNTLINQEGGTNPEQFRVEAVVDRVNTTGAAFLGLTVGCAQCHKHKYDPITQRDFYQLYAIFNSTADINSAPPTLPLPTEQQQTEQKELKQEIAKLTKQLEERKQALEPKFAAWKERLQQDLQQSEQQWSVLAPGSIQSKNGATLTVLEDHSLLAGGKIPAFDTYVVETAAIPQGTSGLRLEVLTHESLPRKGPGWAGNGNFVLDEVTVEMAEQTEAGWSDFQPVKLIQATADHSQDKFPASNLVDGDPKTGWAINTRKGNMNVNRRAILKLKEPIKAKQPVKLRVTLTHTRNAKYNVGRFRLAATTVAPEVLNIKPEILAILKQPEDKWDAKQKTTVEEAFHQSDSQWLALNQRLTKQKAAQTKVNKAIVTTMIMRELPKPRETFILLRGNFLDPGAKVSPGVPAVLPSLPEDVSQPTRLDLARWLTSEEQPLTARVTVNRYWQRFFGRGIVETENDFGTQGSDPTHPELLDWLASEFMRLHWDVKQFHKLIVTSATYRQASDFNPNHQEKDPRNLLLSRQNRFRMEAESIRDLFLASSGLLSRKIGGPSVYPPQPEGIYVLTQNKKSWPEEQNEDRYRRGMYTYFWRSSPYPMLPTFDAPNSNTTCTRRVRSNTPLQALTLANDHSLFELTQGFALRILQEGPPYDEGRIRAAFEICLSRAPSDRELEVMTDYLQEQRAQFKQSPEAAAQVAADDLPKQIDVIEAASWTAVARVLMNLDEFITRE
- a CDS encoding DUF1501 domain-containing protein produces the protein MNFDDLMLRDQTRRHFFENCAMGAGAIGLASLMQSEQRAQAGTGKLHGTHHPPKAKNVIYMFMAGGPSQLEMFDFKPKLQELEGKVIPESYVEGKQFAFLKKDAKLLGTRRKFKKHGESGMELSEVVPHLAEVADDITILKSMKTDVFNHGPAKLFMNTGTQQFGRPSMGAWVTYGIGSESQNLPGFVVLQSGPRGPRGGAPLWGSGFLPTTYQGVPFLNGADPILNLSSPSGINSVRQSEFIDTVNQLNSLRLEKTRDPEIATRISAYEMAYRMQSSAPELMDLSGETKETLDLYGVDPAKPSYARNCLLARRLVEKGCRFVQLYHTDWDHHGNKGTDLGESLDARCLETDQASAALVKDLKQRGLLDDTLVIWGGEFGRTPQGEPRDLIGRDHHIDAFSIWVAGGGSKPGVTIGETDELGYYSVEDTIHVRDFHATVLHLLGIDHHELSYFYQGLDFRLTGVEEAHVVEKMLA
- a CDS encoding class I SAM-dependent methyltransferase yields the protein MNPQPSHPEAGLPSLVIKALQEGNCIQMVLSKPIKKKAAARRKVSIRPVLIRDKQHYQLSFTRGQQEVHENLLPGETIQRVEQLWEDLFLEGYLFTNEADYHLQKTNKGSVQLKKHAPTKAQPEQVTSHNRAKQYLIPEGVHCPFLEEIGVMSRNGKVKAAQYRKFRQINRYLEFINDIVAALPEDGTLRITDFGCGKSYLTFATHHFFTSILQRDVNITGLDLKRSVVEHCQQIAENLDCRGLSFKTGDIAAFQNEQGHCDLSISLHACDTATDAALAAAVQADASVILAVPCCQNEIYQQITSQSAEGLLKHGILKEKTAALLTDALRSQVLEICGYRTQVIEFIDTQHTPKNLLIKAVKRTAPLTDSDLQQAVEEYESLKTQFGIPAFALERSLGDHFKQLCQSAVKDSAG